In Williamwhitmania sp., the genomic window GTATTGGGAATAGATATTCCGTGTTTCGATGGCATGGTAGGTGGCATTGAATGCGCCAATGAGCGAGTTAACGCCGTTGGTGGAAAAAAACAGGGCTGCAATGAAGCCAAACGATAGCAATCCTCCACTCTTCAGTGTTACCACCTCCACCAAGGTCGATTCAATGGCCGAGAAAGCATTGGATGGAATAATCCCCTTGAGTAACTCCAGCAGCTGCGCCTGAAAGTTAGTAATGGGTATGTAGGGTATAAGCGTAAACAGAAATATGATGGATGGGAAAATGGCGAGAAAAAAGCTAAAGGCAATGGCCGACGCTCTCGTTGTAAGTGCACCCTTTACAATACCACGAAAGAAGAATACTACAACATCGTAAAGCGGAATGCCTCCAAAGCCGGGAATTGAAAACTCCTTGGCCTTTTCGGTAACCACCTTCCACCTCGCAAGGAAGTATTTAGCCAACCAATCACCCATTTTATATGGCCTTAAGGCTTAAATCCAAACTTTTAATTTGGTGAGTAAGCGCTCCCACCGAGATGTAAGTAACTCCAGTCTCTGCATAGCTGCGTATGGTTTCGCGAGTAATTCCACCTGACGATTCGGTCTCTATTCGTCCACCAACCATGCCTACAGCCTTAATAGTTTGCTCTATACCAAAGTTGTCGAACATTACACGAGTTATTCCCTCAAGACTGAGCACTATTTCCAAGTCGGCAAGCGTCCTCACCTCGACCTCAATTGGTAATTTTTTACCTAAACGCTGTAGATACTCCTTTACTCTACCAACTGCCTCACCTATTCCACCCGCAAAATCGATGTGGTTGTCCTTGAGCATTATCATGTCAAATAGGCCCATGCGATGGTTTTGCCCTCCCCCAATTTTAACCGCAAGTTTGTCGAGCACTCGGCTTCCAGGGGTTGTTTTGCGTGTGTCCAGGATAATTGCCCCAGTTCCCTCAACCAACTTTACATATTCAGCCGTTTGGGTGGCAATTCCGCTCATCCGCTGCATAATATTGAGCACCAAACGCTCACTCTTCAGCAGCGACTGAACCCTACCCGTAGCGAAAAAGGCCACATCACCAGGACTAACTAGCTGTCCATCGCTGATTTTCACCTCCAAAAGGATTTGCGGGTCAATTTTTTGAAATACTCGCCGGGCAATATCAACTCCAGCTAAAACGCCGGATTGCTTCACCAGCAACTTTACCTTTCCTTGCGTCTCAAAGGGTATGCAGCTGAGTGAACTGTGGTCGCCATCGCCAACATCTTCGCGTATGGCAAGGTCGATAAGCTCATCAACTAAAATGTCAAATTGTTCCATGTAATTAAACCATTTTTATCACCAATATTGCGGCACTGCATTTGCATAATGCGGGAATAATTGTCGAATTTAGCTACATAAATTGCATCAGTACAAATATAGGTTAACTTAGGGTTATTATCATCAAGGTTAACGCAGCGATATTGGATATTGATGTTGCTATGCTCAAAATTAACAAGCATGAAAATTAGGTTTGTAGCATTTGGAAAAACCACTCCAGCCTTTCTCTCCGAAGGGGTAAAGGAGTATGAAAAGAGGTTGGTTCACTACATTAACTTTGAACTGAAGCTTATTCCTGATATTAAGAATGCCAAGAGTCTCTCAGAGCCTCAGCAAAAAAAATTGGAGGGGGAGCTGATCCTAAAAGCAACAGCCGACTGTGATTGTCTTATTCTTCTCGATGAGCAAGGGAAGTTGATGTCCTCCTCAGGCTTTGCCGATTTTATAGAAAAGAAGGTGCTGGAGGGAACGCGTATTCTCTGCTTTGTTTCCGGTGGTCCCTACGGATTTTCGGAGGAGGTATATAAAGCAGCCAACTCCAAACTATCGCTATCGCTCATGACCTTCTCTCACCAAATGGTAAAGTTGATTTTTCTGGAACAGCTCTACCGTGCATTTACCATCCTTAAAGGCGAGCCCTACCACCATCAATAAGCCGATTACAATGAAGCTAAATAAACTACTTACACCAATACTGCTTATCCTTGCTGGAGTTGCCTTTTTAGTTCTTTTTCAACATAGTGAAAACATCGAAAGGCTTATACAGAATAGAGAGTATGCGCAAATTCAGAAGCAGTTTAACGACAAAGTTTCCACAGTCCAAACCTTTGTCAACAGCTTTACTAAAATTGCCATCAAAGCCAATAGCGACAGCGCTTTTAGTCAACTCACTACAAATGCACAATTGGTGTCTCAAAAAGGTATTGATGTTTACCTCTACCACAATGGCACTCCTATTTTCTGGAGTTCCAATCTTCCGGGACCCGATGAGTTTCAAACTGGGTTGAGCCACATCGGTATACTTGAAAATTTATCGGGTGGCACCTACTACGTTGTTACCAGTGATACACTTGATTGGTGCATGGTAGCTGCAATAAAGGTATACACAAGCTATCCAATCCACAATCGATTTCTCAAAGCAGAACTCTACCCTGCTTCAAAAGTGTTTAGCGGCATTGGCTTCAATTCACAAAGCACTTTTAGCATATATAGTAAGGGAACGTTTATCTACTCGCTTATTGCCGACCACCGCCTCCTTAAAACATTTTTACCAACCCTGCTGATGATTGGCCTTTTGCTCCTTGCTTTCGGTATTACCTTGCTGATGTCGAGCCATAGGTGGAATAAGTTGGAGTGGATTAAGGTTGTGACTGCGCCACCGGTGGCAATAATACTTATTTTGGTTTTTAACCACTACTACGATGCCAACAAGACATTCTTCCCAAATTGGCTGTATGCAGGAGACGGTATCCACCTCGATTTGCTACTCAAATGGCTACTGTTCATTATAATTACAATTCCAATTTTCGCTTCCTCCATTTCCTCCAACCGACTAGCGAAACTACCGAGAGTAATCAAAAAAGTTGCCCTACCAGCGCTTCTTGCAGCAGGAGCGACGCTGTTCAGTGGAGTTGCCATTATACTCGCAAAAGCAATTATTGATGTGCTAGGACCAATTGGCGGTGCAAGGGCAATTCCGGCTGGACCTGCCATTACCGGATTAATCAGTTTGGTTATACTCGGTAGCTGCATTCTTGCACTTATAAAAACTGGGCTTAGAATTGCCGTATTTTCCAAAACCTCCGTGGGATGGCTTATTGCAATGTTGCTTGTAAACACCATCCTTGTTGGTCTGCTTCCTTTTGAATCATCGTACGATAGAGTAATAGCAATAGCGGGGGCTCTATCTGTAAATATACTGTTTGCAGTAAGCGTTTATATCCCAGCTATCCGAAAAATATTCCCTCTAACCCTTGCTATCCTAATTTCAATCGTTCTCTCCCTGCAGTTTTTACACACCAACGAAGAGAATACCGAAGAGTACCTTGCACATCTTGCTAAAGGTCTTGCAATGGACCACGACCCAGTAGCGGAAAATCTAATTACCCAATTTAGCGATAAGATGAAGGCAGATTCATCCATTGCGATAATGATGAAAAAGCTTCCCAAAAGCCTGCCCCAGCTGCACCAATACCTTTCGAACAACTACTTTAAGGGCTACCTTACGCAGTACGACATGCAAGTAACCGCCTGTCCTCATGGCACAAAACTATTTCTAAATGACATCAACAAGCAGGTAGGTTGCAAGAATTTCTTTATGGATATGGCGCTCGATATTGGCAAGCCAATTATTAAGGATCACGTTTATTACCTCAACAACAACAACGGTAGAATAAGCTACCTACTGATGTACAGTTACCCTGATGGGACCTCTGGCAACAACTTTCTTAGCATCGAAATAGATTCAAAGTTGGCCATTGACCTACCGGGTTATCCCAGCTTGCTAATCGATAATGGCCAACAAAATCGGCGAGAAGAGATTCCTTCGGATATCTCGTTTGCAAAATATCATGGAGAGAAGCTGGAGACAAAAAGTGGAACATTTTCCTACACGCTTAAAATGCCTGCACAGCTTGCCGACACGGGTATCGTTGTCATCAATCACGTTATGCATTATGTGTTCAAGTCGTCCGATGACCAGCGAATTGTAGTTAGCCGACAAAACTATTCCTTGATATTTCTACTCTCCCCTTTTGTATACATTTTTCTTGCTACCTACATAATGGTAATGCTTGTATTTAGAAGAAGCAAGGCATTGGGGAAAAGGCATACCCTTCAGCAGCGTATTCGCAGTTTTTCAGTATTACTCATGGTTGTTTCCATGCTTACCGTTGGTGCTGTTTCTGTTGGCTATAGTTTTTCGCGCCAAAAGAAAGTGGTGGAAGAGAGTATCTCCGACAAACTCCGTTCGGCAATTATCTCCATTGAGCCAAAAATTCAGCATCTTTCCTCACAACGACAGCTGCTGGCAGGCGCGTTGGATTCCGAGTTATTTACTACCTCAAATGTTATCTATGCGGACATAAATATATTTCGAACCACAGGGGAGCTGCTGGGTACATCGAGGCATGAGGCCTTTACCAATGAGCTGCAGGGATTTTGGCTAAGCCCCGCAGCATACCAAGCCATTGTTATACAAAAACGGGATATTTTTCTTGTTAATGAGCATATCGGGAAGTTGAGCTACACTTCGGCCTACGCCCCGCTACTAAGCCGGACAGGTGAAATTTTGGCTGTAATAAACCTCCCATACTTCACCCGTGAGAATGAGATACGCGAACAAGCCATGGCTTTGGTTGGACGCATTGCCAACATATACCTCCTGCTTGCAATCCTTGCTGGGATTTCTGGCTATTTGGCCGCTAGCAGCATTTCCAAACCATTGCAGCGCGTGAGAGCCGCAATGCGTCGCACCAACATTACAGGAAAACCTGAGATAATTAGCTACAACGGAAATGATGAGATTGGTCAGCTGGTGCATGACTATAACCGGATGGTAACCGAGCTATCTAGAAACGCGCAGCTGCTTGCCCAAGGAGAGAAGGAGAAAGTGTGGCGCGAAATGGCGCGACAAATTGCCCATGAGATTAAAAACCCGCTTACACCAATCAAGCTAAGCCTTCAGCAATTAGTGAAGTTGAAGAAGGAAGGTTATGCTGAATGGGACACCAAATTTGAGGAATTTTCAAAAATGCTCCTTGAGCAGGTAGGTATCCTCACGCAAACGGCGGGGCAATTTAGCAATATTGCCCGCGATACTAGCTCCAACGCCAGCAATGTAAAGTTGTTCGAACTATTATCGAACACCAAAGCCCTCTTTGCTGGACAGAAGGGACTTACCATTGAGACGAATTGCCTAGACCAGAATAACGTCCACGTTTTTGCTGATAAGGAGCTGCTTCAGAAGGCGGTTACCAACCTAGTGAAAAATGCAATTCAGGCAACAATTAACGTTAAAAATCCCATAATCACTATTGCGGCTGAATGTGCTGAGGACGTTGTGCTATTAAGCATTACCGATAACGGTGAAGGCATCTCCCCAATGCAGCAAGCTCGGATTTTTGAACCTTACTTTACCACCAAATCAGGAGGAACAGGCCTCGGCCTTGTGCTTACACGAAAAACTATTGAGGAAGCTGGTGGATCTATTTGGTTTACTAGCGAAGTTGGTGTAGGAACCACATTCTTCTGCAAGCTGCCAATATTCAGAATGAGCAAGACCAATTAGTGTCAATGGTGTTTATCCTGTAAAACCTACAACAATGAGGACTACAATAACTATTCTTTCGGATAATCAACCTGGTGAAGGTTTTGAAAGTGAGCATGGACTTTCGTGGCTGGTAGAGGCGTCTGGAACAATTTTGCTTGATACAGGTGCCTCCGACTTATTCCTTCGCAATGCGCAGCAGCTGAATATTGACCTATCCTCGGTTGAAGTGGTTGCGCTAAGCCATGGCCACTGGGACCACGGTAATGGATTAAAGTTTTTAACCGATAAAACAGTTACCTGCCATCCTGCGGTTTTTCGAAAGCGGTTCTCGAGAGATGGTTCTCTTTCTGTAGGCCTTTCCTTTTCCGAGGAGGAGATGCTGGAGAAACTCATCTTTCGCAAAACAGAGACCCCCGTATTTCTAAATGACCGAGTGGTTTTTCTTGGAGCCATTCCTCGAAAGTTTGAGTTTGAGAATACACCTACCCATTTTACCCTAGAAAATGGAGAACCCGATATGCTCCCCGATGATTCGGCATTGGCCATAATCCATAATGAGGAACTGATTATCCTTACGGGGTGTGCCCACTCTGGTGTATGCAACATTGTAGACTATGCTAAGCAAGTAACAGGAAAATCAAAAGTGAATGCGGTTTTGGGTGGTTTTCACCTTAAGCATGTTAACAATCAGGTAATGGAAACCATTGCTTACCTAAAATCGCAAGGGGTTGGTCATGTGATGCCCTCGCACTGTACCAGCTTTGGTGTGATTGATGAGTTTCATAAGCATTGGCCAGAAAAGGCTGTAACCACGGGTAGAATAATAGATTTCAGTTAAAAAAAGAAGGCCATCCTCATGGATGGCCTTCGGCAATATAGGTTAAGTTTAGGTTGTAGGGGCCTATTTTTTCATTGACTTTTCAAGGGCTTTTTCTGCCTCCTTGTTCGCTGTCTCAGCAGCCTTCTTGGCAACCTTTGCAGCCTTCATCTTCTCCTTGCCCTTCTCTACCATTTTCTTTCCATTATCTACCTTCTTCTGGGCATCCTTATACCGCTTATCAATGGCCTTAACATCGGCTTTATACTTTGTGTTTACCTCTTTCAGATCGGCCTTTGCCTGGGTTAACTCTTCCTTATCCTTCGACCTCATGGCTTTATCAATCGGCTTTAGATCGTTACCGTAGGTTTTATCAATTTCCTTCCCATCGCGCTCAATGGTTTTGATCTCCTCATTTCCCTCCGCAATCATGTCCTCGCCAGCTTTTATCAAGCTGTCGGCCGTAAAAACTTTCGCCTCCGCGATCCCCAGCTTCAGCTTTGTAGCATCAACTTTCGCTTCGAGTTTTTGTGTTTTGGTATCAGCTTGAGCCGAAACGTTCTGATATCCAACGGTAGCCATAACAAGAACAGCAAAAGCTACCTTGCCAAATAACCTTCCATTTCTGAGAAGAGTAGAAGTTGTTTCCATACCCTATTTTTTCTGTAAAACAAATAAACTTTTTCAAACAAACAACAAAAAAGGGAAGAAATAATTCTTCCCTTCATGCGTTATAATCCATTTAACTCTATTTCAGAACAAAAATAAAGTCTCCACCTTCGTCGCCAACCCCTTTGATATCGCCAAACTGAGGTACAGTTTCGGTGTTATTGAGTACGGCAGGTTTAATACTAGCAAACAGCTCTTCGGAAGAGATATACTTTTGCGTATTATCCTCCAACCGCTTAACCAAAGTGTGCATAAATACGCTAACATCCGGCACCTCAGTAAGTGTTCCGCTAGTCATAGCCTTACGGCTTGGCAGCTCATACAGCTTATTAATACCTTCCGGCGCATCGCTAAATGCCTTACGTGTCTTAAAAATTCCTCCACTGAAGCAGGCATCGGCAATAACTAAGGTGTGCCGCGATTTAATTGCACCAATATAGTCGCGAATAGTGCTATTTGCTAACCAGTTGGATGTGCTCGAAGCCTTTGAATCAGCGGGAAGCCAGTAGCCAAGTTCCGTTTCAGGATTCCAGTAGCCATGGCCCGCATAGAATATGATAACATTGTCGTTCTTGGTAACCTTCCTTGTAAGCATGTCGAAGGCGTCAATGATGCTCTCCCGGGTGGCATCCTTCAGGAAAAAAACATCGGAGGCATCAAAGTCATATCTCGAAACCAAAACCTTGGCTAGGCTGGCAGCATCGCTAATGGGTTCATCGAGCTTATTTATGGCAGGGTCGGTGTAGTCGGCCACGCCAATTATCAGAGCATAAAACTTTCCAGCATTGGGCTTGTCGAAAGTTAAATCAAGCTCCTCCGTTTCATTTGCCTCATCATGGGCCGGTTGAACATCTTTCCTAATAACGTAGAACTTTCGTTCGGTAGTTCCCTCCTTAACATCGGTAGCCCTAACCACTACCTCGTTTTTTCCGGGGACCAACTTAATATTGGCATCAAAGGAACCATCGGCAGTAAGGGCAGCATCGATTCCATTGATTTGCACCGCAAAAATGCCAACACTCGACTTGGCAACTCCTTTAACGTTTATTGTTTTAGTTCGAACTTCAACCCCTGTATCTTCGCCCACCGATCGCATCCGCTTATCGTGCATCTGCATGGATGTTTGGGCATAGGGACCGCTTCGGGTAAGGGCCGCGCTGCCAACAAGCGTTGTTCCAGAGGGATCGGTGATTGTAATTTCTGGTGGGGCAACAGGTTGAGGAGCGGGTGCTGGCTTAACAAATGCAACTGCCAACGGACCAACCTGAGCTTCAGCGGTTTTAACCACAGGTTTTCCTTGCACCGCTTGAGGTTTTAGCGTTACTGGAAGATCTCTAAACTGCAACTTGCCCTTCTTGTAATCGAGCGAGTAGCTGTCGTAAGTTAACACCTCAAACCCTAAGTCTAATGCCTTTACACGGTCCAGATCACCTGGAATACGTTCGAAAATAAAGCTCGCCTTAACCGATTCACCAGTGTTAATCGACAATGTTGGGGTTGAATACCGTTCAGGGCCCTCAACGGTACCAAGAACACCCACCTGAGCATCATATTTTAGGTTGTTGAAATCGGTAAGCGTAACCAACCCGTTAAACATTTTTAGTTCGCGCTTGCCACCATCGTTCCGGATGTTCATATCCAGCTCCATCTTGTTATCAGGTAGCCGGTGTAAACTCATCAACTTGAAGGTGAACTTTTGAAAATCATCTGAGGTAGGCTCAACCTTCTGTGAAGTAGCGGTGATTTTTACCTTCAGGTTGCCGCTGTAATATCCGGCATCCTTAACGGCATCCCAAACCATAAGGCGACCAACGCCCCCAGCCAACCCTTTTCCATAATCGCCGCTAAGCGATTTCATTGGAACAAACGACTTTCCATCGATGGAGTAGTAACCAGCAACATCAAATTGCTGACCAAGATTTTCTCCAACAATATCATATTCGACATTAATCTTGTCGTCAAGTTGCTTTACCTTAATGATATTAACTTCCTGTGCCTTAGCGCTACCAAAGGCAATGAGTACTCCCATCAAGAGCGCCAGATTTCGTAGTATTTTTTTCATGATTCTGGTCTTTTATTAGTGTTATTATTGGACAAATTATTGTCATTATTATTTGCTTCAAAAGAATCGAGGAATAGCAGATCTAGCTGAATTTTATCGTCATCAATCCGAAGGCTTTGTAAGCCAAAACTGCCCTTGCACTGTGAGGTTTCCCTAATAATATCCTCCGATTTGGGATCATAGCTGTCACCAAGGCTCCTTACCAGTTTTTTGCCCTGCTCGGCATGATAAGTTATTTCCTGCATCCACCCTCGAAGATAGGCAGCCCAAAGTCCCGGGTAGGATGTAAAAACCACTGTAGAGTCATACTGGTTTAACCCTACATATTTGTAGCTATAGCTGGGGTAGTTGTGCACCTTCGAGTTAATTTTCGACAAGTAGTTAAATCGCCAATCTCTACGTCGGTAGTTGTAGGAAGTTTCAGTATTATGTGCAGTGTCGGCGCAATCCTGAAAAAAGTAAATGGTATACTCCTCCTGCAGCTCGGAAACATCGTTGATGGTAAACTCCAAATTTACGACAGTTGCCTTGGCCTCAAGTTGATTGGGATGGTTATACTTAGACGGCACAGAGTAGTGCACAAGCACCAGCTGCTCATTATATCGCGTAAAGTGGGAATCGAGAACGGCTATTCCCGAATCAGAAAATGGAATGCTAGAGGCAATTTTGTAATAGGTATCGTACTTCTGCCCTTCAGTGACGTATCTTCCTTCCACCGTTTCAACCTTATAAATATCCCTAAAGTATTGCACCTTCGTATTAACCTCAATTGCAATTATTCCTTTAGCGCGCTGCATTGCTTGAGCCATTGCTGAGTCGCGAGTCATATCGGGGTCGCTAATACCAATGGCGTAAAAGTCGTCACCTCCTGAAAGCGGAGGATTAAAAAACCAGCTGGGTAAGGTGTCGGGGTAGTAACT contains:
- a CDS encoding HAMP domain-containing sensor histidine kinase; translation: MKLNKLLTPILLILAGVAFLVLFQHSENIERLIQNREYAQIQKQFNDKVSTVQTFVNSFTKIAIKANSDSAFSQLTTNAQLVSQKGIDVYLYHNGTPIFWSSNLPGPDEFQTGLSHIGILENLSGGTYYVVTSDTLDWCMVAAIKVYTSYPIHNRFLKAELYPASKVFSGIGFNSQSTFSIYSKGTFIYSLIADHRLLKTFLPTLLMIGLLLLAFGITLLMSSHRWNKLEWIKVVTAPPVAIILILVFNHYYDANKTFFPNWLYAGDGIHLDLLLKWLLFIIITIPIFASSISSNRLAKLPRVIKKVALPALLAAGATLFSGVAIILAKAIIDVLGPIGGARAIPAGPAITGLISLVILGSCILALIKTGLRIAVFSKTSVGWLIAMLLVNTILVGLLPFESSYDRVIAIAGALSVNILFAVSVYIPAIRKIFPLTLAILISIVLSLQFLHTNEENTEEYLAHLAKGLAMDHDPVAENLITQFSDKMKADSSIAIMMKKLPKSLPQLHQYLSNNYFKGYLTQYDMQVTACPHGTKLFLNDINKQVGCKNFFMDMALDIGKPIIKDHVYYLNNNNGRISYLLMYSYPDGTSGNNFLSIEIDSKLAIDLPGYPSLLIDNGQQNRREEIPSDISFAKYHGEKLETKSGTFSYTLKMPAQLADTGIVVINHVMHYVFKSSDDQRIVVSRQNYSLIFLLSPFVYIFLATYIMVMLVFRRSKALGKRHTLQQRIRSFSVLLMVVSMLTVGAVSVGYSFSRQKKVVEESISDKLRSAIISIEPKIQHLSSQRQLLAGALDSELFTTSNVIYADINIFRTTGELLGTSRHEAFTNELQGFWLSPAAYQAIVIQKRDIFLVNEHIGKLSYTSAYAPLLSRTGEILAVINLPYFTRENEIREQAMALVGRIANIYLLLAILAGISGYLAASSISKPLQRVRAAMRRTNITGKPEIISYNGNDEIGQLVHDYNRMVTELSRNAQLLAQGEKEKVWREMARQIAHEIKNPLTPIKLSLQQLVKLKKEGYAEWDTKFEEFSKMLLEQVGILTQTAGQFSNIARDTSSNASNVKLFELLSNTKALFAGQKGLTIETNCLDQNNVHVFADKELLQKAVTNLVKNAIQATINVKNPIITIAAECAEDVVLLSITDNGEGISPMQQARIFEPYFTTKSGGTGLGLVLTRKTIEEAGGSIWFTSEVGVGTTFFCKLPIFRMSKTN
- the rlmH gene encoding 23S rRNA (pseudouridine(1915)-N(3))-methyltransferase RlmH produces the protein MKIRFVAFGKTTPAFLSEGVKEYEKRLVHYINFELKLIPDIKNAKSLSEPQQKKLEGELILKATADCDCLILLDEQGKLMSSSGFADFIEKKVLEGTRILCFVSGGPYGFSEEVYKAANSKLSLSLMTFSHQMVKLIFLEQLYRAFTILKGEPYHHQ
- a CDS encoding YhjD/YihY/BrkB family envelope integrity protein, whose amino-acid sequence is MGDWLAKYFLARWKVVTEKAKEFSIPGFGGIPLYDVVVFFFRGIVKGALTTRASAIAFSFFLAIFPSIIFLFTLIPYIPITNFQAQLLELLKGIIPSNAFSAIESTLVEVVTLKSGGLLSFGFIAALFFSTNGVNSLIGAFNATYHAIETRNIYSQY
- a CDS encoding caspase family protein, encoding MKKILRNLALLMGVLIAFGSAKAQEVNIIKVKQLDDKINVEYDIVGENLGQQFDVAGYYSIDGKSFVPMKSLSGDYGKGLAGGVGRLMVWDAVKDAGYYSGNLKVKITATSQKVEPTSDDFQKFTFKLMSLHRLPDNKMELDMNIRNDGGKRELKMFNGLVTLTDFNNLKYDAQVGVLGTVEGPERYSTPTLSINTGESVKASFIFERIPGDLDRVKALDLGFEVLTYDSYSLDYKKGKLQFRDLPVTLKPQAVQGKPVVKTAEAQVGPLAVAFVKPAPAPQPVAPPEITITDPSGTTLVGSAALTRSGPYAQTSMQMHDKRMRSVGEDTGVEVRTKTINVKGVAKSSVGIFAVQINGIDAALTADGSFDANIKLVPGKNEVVVRATDVKEGTTERKFYVIRKDVQPAHDEANETEELDLTFDKPNAGKFYALIIGVADYTDPAINKLDEPISDAASLAKVLVSRYDFDASDVFFLKDATRESIIDAFDMLTRKVTKNDNVIIFYAGHGYWNPETELGYWLPADSKASSTSNWLANSTIRDYIGAIKSRHTLVIADACFSGGIFKTRKAFSDAPEGINKLYELPSRKAMTSGTLTEVPDVSVFMHTLVKRLEDNTQKYISSEELFASIKPAVLNNTETVPQFGDIKGVGDEGGDFIFVLK
- a CDS encoding MBL fold metallo-hydrolase, giving the protein MRTTITILSDNQPGEGFESEHGLSWLVEASGTILLDTGASDLFLRNAQQLNIDLSSVEVVALSHGHWDHGNGLKFLTDKTVTCHPAVFRKRFSRDGSLSVGLSFSEEEMLEKLIFRKTETPVFLNDRVVFLGAIPRKFEFENTPTHFTLENGEPDMLPDDSALAIIHNEELIILTGCAHSGVCNIVDYAKQVTGKSKVNAVLGGFHLKHVNNQVMETIAYLKSQGVGHVMPSHCTSFGVIDEFHKHWPEKAVTTGRIIDFS
- the nadC gene encoding carboxylating nicotinate-nucleotide diphosphorylase yields the protein MEQFDILVDELIDLAIREDVGDGDHSSLSCIPFETQGKVKLLVKQSGVLAGVDIARRVFQKIDPQILLEVKISDGQLVSPGDVAFFATGRVQSLLKSERLVLNIMQRMSGIATQTAEYVKLVEGTGAIILDTRKTTPGSRVLDKLAVKIGGGQNHRMGLFDMIMLKDNHIDFAGGIGEAVGRVKEYLQRLGKKLPIEVEVRTLADLEIVLSLEGITRVMFDNFGIEQTIKAVGMVGGRIETESSGGITRETIRSYAETGVTYISVGALTHQIKSLDLSLKAI